In the Candidatus Brocadiaceae bacterium genome, CACGATTGCTGACTTCAACGCGCGCTCGCGGCGCGTGTTCGAGAAGGCCGGCTTTCGCCACGAGCAGGCATTTGTCTCTGCGGCTAGGCCGGGGCTAGAGTTCGTCGTCGTGGTGAAGGATCCGCTGTCGGAGACTGCGGAGGACTCCTCAGGCGGCTAGGTCGCGTCCGCGGTGAATGCGTGGGTCGATTCTGTCGGTCTAGCGTTACGCGGCGGCCTGCGCGGGCGCAGCCGGCCCTCCGCCGCAGGTTCGGTCGGCGTCTCCTCCGGCGCGACCGATTCTTCGGGCGTCCAGGTGGGTTCCGGCGTCTCGGCGGGCATGACCTCTCCCTGCGGCGTCCAAGTGGGCGTGGGCTGCGGCGGCGCTTCGGTGGGCGTCGGCTCCAACTCCGCTTCCGGTGTGGGCGTGGGTTCCGGTTCGGGCGTCCATGTGGGCTCAGGCGTCGGGGGTTCCGGCGCCACGGTCAGGGTCGGCTCAGGCGTAAAGGTGACCGTCGGTTCCGGTGTGAAGGTCAGGGTCGGTTCAGGCGTCCATGTTAACGTTGGCTCGGGCGTGGGCGTCGGCTGCTCTACGAAAACGCGTATGCGTGCTTCGTAGGCATGGCCGAATGTGTCTTGGACCACAAGGCGCAGGGTGTGCGGCCCGTCGTGTAGGCCGCGCACGTCCCACTCGCCCAGGAAGCCGTCCAGCACAGGCGCGGGGAAGGGGCCGGCAATGGGCAGGCTGAATGCGCCGGGGTCGTGGCTGACGCCGTATTCGAGGTGATAGGCAGCGAAGGCGGGCGCGTTGGCCGTGCCGTACA is a window encoding:
- a CDS encoding GNAT family N-acetyltransferase — encoded protein: LGIRPDLAGRGMGLAFLEAILAFAREQYGDVRFRATIADFNARSRRVFEKAGFRHEQAFVSAARPGLEFVVVVKDPLSETAEDSSGG